GCCCAGCTTCACGGTGGGCGCGAAGGGCGCCGCCGCGCACACCGCTTCATCCGGTGGCGTCGCGGCGTCCTCCTGCGAGCGAAAGGCATACACCCACTCCGCGCCGGACCGCAGCCGCACCGTCGCTCCTGCCTGTTCCTGGGACATGTCCAAACCCATCCTTCGTCGAGGACAGCGAGGACTGCGTGGGTCGTGCTCCGGTCACTGCCAGGACAGCGCGTACTCCGTGTCCACCGGGCCCGTCTGCCGGCCCTTCACCTGGACGCCTCGGGCACCGAGCGCCTCGATGACCGCCTGGAGCACGCCTTCGTGGTACGCGGGCGGCATGAAGTCCCGCTTCATGATGAGCTTGCCCGCGCGGTCGCTGGTCCACTCCACGCTGCGCTCGCCGTAGCTCACCGCCGCGCGGTAGCCCGTGGGCAGGTTCGTCACCAGCCGCTTGGGACTGTCACCCGCGAGCAAGAGCAGCGTCTTGCCCGCCGCCGACGACAGGAAGTCCGTGGTGGCCTGCGTGCCCATCTTGCGCAACATCGCGTCGAAGCCGCCCAGCTGCGGCCCCATCAGCTGCGCTCCCGTGAAGGACAGCTTCAGGAAGCCCGCCACGGGGTAGTTGAAGAAGTCCACGAACTTCTTCTCTGGCCCAACCGCCAGGCACTTCTCCACCGCGGCGTCGCCGCCCAGGATGCGCACCGCGTTCAGCGCGCCGTTGAAGAACATGCCTCGGGCCGTGTCGTCGGGGGTCGACAGGGCCAGACGCTTCTCGAGGTCCTGGGCAATCGCCGGCTCCAAGACCACGACTTCCTTGCGCTGCTCACTCATAGAGGGGGAAATCTCCGGGGGGGAGGAGATGAACACCCGTGCGCGCTACAGCCGCACGAGCTGGGCCCCATAATGGACGTTGGCACCGACAGCCGCCACCACCACCAGGTCCCCACTGCCGAGTGCAACACGACCCTGCTCCAGGTCGTCCGCCAGGAGAATCAGCATCCCGGCCGCGGACGTATTGCCAATGCGATCCACGTTGCAGGCCACGGCCTCCTTCCGCAGGCCCGCGCGGGCCACGAACGAGTCCATCACCCGCTTGTTGGGCTGGTGGAAGTAGTAGCGCTTCACCTGTTCACGCAGCGTGGGGGTGGTCACCGTGTCCAGACACTTCTGCATGTACTCCGGGTAGCTGCGCGCGACCTTGAAGCCGTCCACCACGAAGGCCATCTCGGACGGGCGCGTGCGACCGGGCTGGTAGGGCAGCTTCAACATGCCGCCGCCCCGGCGCGACACGAGCTCCGCGTACGCGTTGCCGGAGAACGAGGAGAGGATGCCCGGACCGTCCTCGTCCCCCTCCTGCTTGCGCAGCACCACCGCGCCCGCGCCGTCTCCGAAGACATACATGGACAGGTAGGCGTTGAGCGCCTTGGGGCGGCCCGGCGTGGGCGGCAGCTCGTCCGTGTAGACCTCCCGGTTGAGCAGCGGCGAGGTGAACGCCGAGGCCACCACCGCCACCGTGCGGAAGCGGCCGCCTTCCATCATCTTGCGCACCAGGTCCAGCACGTAGGGCGTGCCGCCGCAGCCGTCGTCCACCACCAGCGCGAAGGCGTCCTCGCGCAGGCCCAGCCGCTCGTGCAGCACCATGGCGTCGTGGTTGAAGTGCGGCGCGTCCGGGGTGCACGTCACCACGAAGAGCGCGTCCAGCTCCTTCGCCTCCACGCCGCCGCGGGAGAGGGCCTGGCGCAGCGACACCTCGCACATGTCCGTGTTCGTCGCGGGATAGAAGCGCCCCAGCACGTCGTCCGGCGGCGGGATGGCGCGGCCCGTCTCGTCGTCGAAGTCCCAGAGGAAGCGGCGCTCCTTGATGCCAATCTTCTCTTCGATGCGGGCGGCCGACCAGCCGGGGATCGCCTTGGCGATCCGCTCGTTGGAGATGGTCCGTGCTGGGACGAACGAACCCGCACCCACCACACACACCCGTTCGGTCATTTCCATGGCCTCGCGATTTCACAGCCTCGCCGGACGGGATGGATTCCCTGGCCTGGGTGCATAGAGCACGTTCCAGGCCACCTCCTAAGCCCTTGGAAAGACGGAGTTCCGGATCCTGGATGCGTCATTCGTGAAGTACAGGCCAGGACAGAACTGCCCCGGAGGCCTGTGAAATCCGCAGGATGCGAAATGCTTCAGAAGTGAAGTCATCGACGTGGAATGAATCACACGCGACGTGTCAATTCACTTCGGGTGACATCCAATGCACAGACCGTATCTACCTTTGGGCCGGCGATATCAATGACCCCCGAGTCGGCAAAGGGCCACATCGCCAGGGCTCCTCTTCTTATTGCGCGGGCCGGGACCGATTGGATCTCCCCGCGACCGCTTATTTCGGGTCGCGGGGGTCCGCGGCTTCTTCAGAAGGGGATGTTGTCGTCGTCGCCGGGGGGCGGGATGTCGCCGTCGTCCGGCGGGTTGCCGTAGCCGTAGCCACCGCCACGGCCTCCACCGCCACCCCGCGCGGGGGCCTCACCACCGCCGCCGCCCTCACCGCGCTGCCGGGCGATCTCCGTCTCGATGGCGGCCAGGAGCTGGCGCTCCTTGTCGTGCCAGCGCGACTTGCTGGGGTCCGCCAGGGAGCGGCGCGCGCCGTTGGCATAGAACTCCAGGTCCTGGAGGCTGGCGCCGTAGACGGGGGCGCCCTTGCTGCGGCCGTAGTTGGGCAGGAGCGTGCCGTCGCCGCCACCACCACCGCCACCACCACCGGACGGGGCGCCCGAGGACGCGGGACGGCGATACGCCGGGGCCGACGCCGCGACGGGCGTGGCGCTCATGGACAGCTCGCCCAGCTGCAGCGTGAAGCCTTCGCCGTTCTTGTACGCCGTGCCCACCCGGACCTGCTCCACCGAACCGTCGGGACGGCGGACCGCGACGGTGACTGGATATTGCTCGCTCATGGGGCCGGGATTCACACCGCCACGGCCCGCATGTCAATGGAAGGAAGCAACCCGTGTCGGGGTTGAGGCACGCACGGCGGGCCGCTTGGGGCGACCCGTCACGCGGGGAGGAGCACGGACGACGTCCTCCGTCAGGTCAGCGACACCATGCCGCCGCTGGAGCCCTTCTTGCGCACCCACGCCTTGGGCTTGGGCGGCGCCACGGGCGCGGCCGGCTTCGCCGCTTCCTTCAGCGCCTGGCTGCCCGCGCGACCTCGCGGCAGCGTGACGTCC
This DNA window, taken from Corallococcus coralloides DSM 2259, encodes the following:
- a CDS encoding DUF2378 family protein; its protein translation is MSEQRKEVVVLEPAIAQDLEKRLALSTPDDTARGMFFNGALNAVRILGGDAAVEKCLAVGPEKKFVDFFNYPVAGFLKLSFTGAQLMGPQLGGFDAMLRKMGTQATTDFLSSAAGKTLLLLAGDSPKRLVTNLPTGYRAAVSYGERSVEWTSDRAGKLIMKRDFMPPAYHEGVLQAVIEALGARGVQVKGRQTGPVDTEYALSWQ
- a CDS encoding 3-oxoacyl-ACP synthase III family protein, with amino-acid sequence MTERVCVVGAGSFVPARTISNERIAKAIPGWSAARIEEKIGIKERRFLWDFDDETGRAIPPPDDVLGRFYPATNTDMCEVSLRQALSRGGVEAKELDALFVVTCTPDAPHFNHDAMVLHERLGLREDAFALVVDDGCGGTPYVLDLVRKMMEGGRFRTVAVVASAFTSPLLNREVYTDELPPTPGRPKALNAYLSMYVFGDGAGAVVLRKQEGDEDGPGILSSFSGNAYAELVSRRGGGMLKLPYQPGRTRPSEMAFVVDGFKVARSYPEYMQKCLDTVTTPTLREQVKRYYFHQPNKRVMDSFVARAGLRKEAVACNVDRIGNTSAAGMLILLADDLEQGRVALGSGDLVVVAAVGANVHYGAQLVRL